One window from the genome of Spirochaetota bacterium encodes:
- a CDS encoding RnfABCDGE type electron transport complex subunit G has product MKEIIKMIVVLSVICGVCGFLLAMVKAQTEERIEEQVLLNVKGPAVNKVLAGSTNDLIKDRKKITLGEEEMVVFVGKKDNEPWGVAYEMSAGGFGGDIGVIVGFDLNTNTLAGIGVTTHKETPGVGSKVKDDNAYADNFKGKSIKDNFKIKSDGGVIDAITGATISSRGVCTAVRNGVGLFEEIKSKMK; this is encoded by the coding sequence ATGAAAGAAATCATTAAAATGATCGTTGTATTATCAGTGATATGCGGTGTTTGTGGTTTTTTATTGGCAATGGTTAAAGCGCAAACTGAAGAGCGTATCGAAGAGCAGGTCTTATTGAATGTAAAGGGGCCGGCAGTAAACAAGGTGCTTGCAGGCTCCACAAATGATCTTATTAAGGATCGAAAAAAGATCACCCTTGGCGAAGAGGAGATGGTGGTATTCGTAGGCAAAAAGGATAATGAACCCTGGGGGGTCGCCTATGAGATGAGCGCTGGAGGTTTTGGTGGCGACATTGGCGTTATCGTAGGATTTGATCTAAATACAAATACATTAGCTGGAATTGGTGTTACGACTCACAAGGAAACCCCTGGAGTTGGTTCAAAAGTAAAGGACGATAATGCTTATGCGGATAATTTTAAAGGAAAATCCATAAAGGATAATTTCAAGATAAAGAGTGATGGCGGTGTAATAGATGCTATAACCGGCGCAACGATTTCTTCAAGGGGCGTGTGTACAGCAGTACGTAATGGAGTTGGATTGTTTGAGGAAATTAAATCTAAAATGAAATAA
- a CDS encoding RnfABCDGE type electron transport complex subunit D — MTTQATASQKLVVSPSPHIHCGEKVSHLYYTILIALLPAVISAVYYFGFHAIRVMAVAISSAMASEWIIQKLFKKSATITDGNAILIGLLFALIIPPSVPWWLVIIGCFISILIGKELFGGTGSNPFAPVLIGWAVLRISWADLMNFDLAMINYDLGVSMEYPLSVLKRLGASGVSNIQTSDLLMGKQAGGMGASAILWIIIGGVFLMIRGVIPWRLSLSFLIGVIIFSTLFHLTDSTKYAGPIFHLLTGNVMIGAFFLATDYSSSPANKIAMIVYGISCGFLIVIFRIWSVYPDGVVFAILIMNIFNPLVDKITPKIPGKKE, encoded by the coding sequence ATGACAACACAAGCAACAGCTTCTCAAAAGTTAGTAGTTTCTCCATCGCCGCATATTCATTGTGGCGAAAAAGTTTCACATCTATACTATACCATCTTAATAGCGCTTCTCCCTGCAGTCATTTCAGCAGTCTATTATTTCGGATTTCATGCGATAAGGGTTATGGCAGTGGCCATATCGAGCGCTATGGCATCGGAATGGATTATTCAAAAATTATTCAAAAAATCAGCAACAATAACTGATGGTAATGCCATTTTAATAGGATTATTGTTTGCATTGATAATCCCACCAAGCGTGCCCTGGTGGTTGGTTATTATTGGATGCTTTATTTCGATTCTTATAGGCAAGGAACTCTTTGGCGGTACTGGGTCAAATCCATTCGCTCCTGTGCTTATTGGATGGGCAGTACTCCGAATATCATGGGCAGACCTTATGAATTTCGATCTGGCCATGATAAATTACGATCTTGGAGTCTCCATGGAGTACCCTCTCTCAGTTTTAAAGAGATTAGGCGCATCTGGTGTGAGTAATATTCAAACATCAGACCTGTTAATGGGCAAGCAGGCTGGCGGAATGGGAGCATCAGCCATACTATGGATTATAATCGGCGGTGTATTCCTTATGATAAGGGGGGTTATACCTTGGAGGCTTTCCTTATCCTTCCTGATTGGAGTGATAATCTTTTCAACCCTCTTTCATCTCACTGATTCAACTAAGTATGCAGGTCCCATCTTCCATTTATTGACTGGTAATGTGATGATTGGAGCATTCTTTTTAGCAACTGATTATTCAAGCTCACCAGCAAATAAAATTGCCATGATTGTCTATGGGATTTCATGTGGTTTCCTTATTGTAATATTCAGGATTTGGAGCGTTTATCCTGACGGTGTTGTATTTGCGATACTAATTATGAATATCTTTAATCCTCTAGTTGATAAGATCACCCCAAAAATACCAGGCAAAAAAGAGTAA